Proteins encoded by one window of Sphaerodactylus townsendi isolate TG3544 linkage group LG04, MPM_Stown_v2.3, whole genome shotgun sequence:
- the RAB6A gene encoding ras-related protein Rab-6A produces MPEVLATRLQFRRVSAPTERKSEPETQKPRLPERSSANQLPPIPSFLSPSVLWVTRACSVARLKPRARPRPHRLAAGGSGRPTLSLRSPLSGFAAGEGGAWGPRAQARWGAAYADGRRGLDCLSGGGGVASWLTGRPAEESGGRGASGFRFTRRARSPLSRRRRREATRGLLREGEPPAEGGERRPRRPPPLSPPPLASLFLLLLLIAMSAGGDFGNPLRKFKLVFLGEQSVWKTSLMTRSHGRQRGHGKCQF; encoded by the exons ATGCCGGAAGTGCTTGCAACACGGCTTCAGTTTAGGAGGGTCTCAGCTCCAACAGAGCGGAAAAGCGAGCCAGAGACACAAAAGCCCCGCCTCCCAGAACGAAGCTCCGCCAATCAATTGCCACCTATCCCTTCGTTCCTTTCCCCCAGCGTCCTTTGGGTCACTCGCGCGTGCTCAGTCGCTCGCCTGAAGCCGCGTGCCCGGCCTCGCCCACACAGATTGGCTGCGGGCGGGTCCGGTCGCCCCACCCTCTCCCTCCGGTCTCCTTTGAGTGGCTTCGCGGCGggagagggcggggcttgggggccgCGCGCGCAGGCGCGGTGGGGCGCGGCCTACGCGGACGGGAGGCGGGGCCTGGATTGCCTCAGCGGCGGAGGCGGGGTTGCGTCGTGGCTGACTGGGCGGCCGGCGGAGGAGAGCGGCGGGCGGGGGGCGTCAGGCTTTCGGTTCACCCGCCGAGCGAGGAGCCccctcagccgccgccgccgccgcgaaGCCACTCGGGGCCTCCTTCGTGAGGGAGAACCGCCCGCCGAGGGGGGAGAGCGACGTCCGCGGCGGccgccccccctctcccccccacccctcgcgagcctcttcctcctcctcctcctcatcgccATGTCGGCCGGCGGAGACTTCGGCAACCCGCTGCGGAAATTCAAGCTGGTCTTCCTCGGGGAGCAGAgcg tgtggaagacct CATTGAT gaccaggagtcatgg ACGACAGCGTGGCCATGGAAAATGCCAGTTCTGA